The following are encoded together in the Candidatus Syntrophosphaera sp. genome:
- the dapA gene encoding 4-hydroxy-tetrahydrodipicolinate synthase yields the protein MLQGSNVALVTPFKNGGVDYSALENLIEFQIENGTDGLVLLGTTGESAAIASDERDALLRFAIQRINHRVPVVVGTGTNNLSHTISQTKRARDLGADYALVLVPYYIKPTQQGMFEFFGAVEANTDIPIIMYNIMGRAGVNMTSATTVRIAKACKRIVGIKEASNMVVQASEIVRDAPSGFTCLSGEDGINMPLMACGFKGTISVTGNILPKLMHEHMAACLAGDFATALKQHQQLLKINQALFIETSPIPVKEALHMMGLIELEFRLPMCPLQDANREVLRGVLKEYNLI from the coding sequence ATGCTGCAAGGTTCCAATGTGGCTTTGGTGACACCCTTCAAGAACGGCGGGGTGGATTATTCCGCCCTGGAAAACCTGATCGAATTTCAGATCGAAAATGGCACGGACGGGCTGGTTTTGCTCGGCACCACCGGCGAAAGCGCTGCCATCGCCTCGGACGAGCGCGACGCCCTGCTGCGCTTTGCCATCCAGCGGATCAACCATCGCGTCCCAGTGGTGGTGGGCACTGGCACGAACAACCTATCCCACACGATCTCCCAGACCAAGCGGGCTCGGGACCTGGGAGCCGATTACGCGCTGGTGTTGGTGCCCTATTACATCAAGCCGACCCAGCAGGGCATGTTCGAGTTTTTCGGCGCGGTCGAGGCCAATACGGACATTCCCATCATCATGTACAATATCATGGGCCGGGCCGGGGTGAACATGACCTCCGCCACGACAGTGCGCATAGCCAAAGCATGTAAAAGGATCGTGGGCATCAAGGAAGCCTCAAACATGGTCGTGCAGGCCTCCGAGATCGTGCGCGACGCCCCGTCTGGCTTCACCTGCCTGAGCGGCGAGGACGGGATCAACATGCCGCTGATGGCCTGCGGCTTCAAGGGCACCATCTCCGTTACGGGAAACATCCTGCCCAAGCTGATGCATGAGCACATGGCCGCCTGCCTGGCCGGGGATTTTGCCACCGCCCTGAAGCAGCATCAGCAGCTGCTGAAGATCAACCAGGCCCTGTTCATCGAGACCAGCCCCATCCCGGTCAAGGAAGCATTGCACATGATGGGCCTGATCGAACTGGAATTCCGCCTGCCCATGTGTCCTTTGCAGGACGCCAACCGCGAGGTTTTGCGCGGAGTGCTGAAAGAATACAATCTGATCTAA
- a CDS encoding insulinase family protein, whose product MKKQAVKHGFALKETHRIEEINATANIYEHEKSGAQLMHIASEDNNKVFCVAFKTIPEDSTGCPHILEHSVLNGSKNFPGKSTFMELIKGSLHTFINAMTASDVTLYPVASTNDKDFLNLTRVYLDAVFFPRIHEEPKILHQEGWHYELTDPEGELTIKGVVYNEMKGAFSNPDSIIQRHCQHAQFPDTPYGHESGGDPEVIPTLSYEKFTEFHKKYYHPDNSRIFIYGDLDPDPVLEMMDKDYLSHFTKGQKTVSMPLQKPFAKQLKLELEYPVDEHKNIEDQYYLCLNYTWGQITEGHTTAALSLLSDILMSTPASPLKRKIMESGLAADSYCYAMMDIKQPTLIFTFKQVKKENIPALVKLVNTELMRLVKDGIDKKLIEAVINKREFFVREAQMQHFPKGLFYIWSTLSDWMHGGDPVKALRFEPVFAELRKGLTEPYFEALIEKAILKNQHSSQITFVPVPGLVDKQDRDLKAKLAETKKKMSKKQIKELVEFNRELHDWQNEEVSAEDLERIPMLSLEDIDPSAESYPNQIEKYTEFTLLKHPLNTNGIVYLKAYFDLSHAEEEDLPWLAFYASLSGLVDTQNYSYADLSNEIDINTGGISLQFGLKNSYVDPDLIMPKFIVSGKALQAKVGKLVELAAEHAFRPVFTDKARLGTLIREAKSRMEAQLLGRGVVVAINRMFAPFSQIHHFSDLTQGLGYYHFLIDLEKRLAEDVDSVIKGLDWIRETFFTRNNLILSLTSDEEGISDAFQYLKPLVAGISQEVYSPVEIHFHPVDLNEGIMAPVQVQFCAKGGNFFRKGYSYSGKLRVLNNILANEFLHREIREKGGAYGAMANFSAVGNMYFCSYRDPNLSQTLDVYNRVPEFLRNFDCSSRELEKYIIGDISILNYPKTPETKGAQADEDYITGFTQEDRQQIRDEVLSTRIEDIRAYADMIEAIMSNNHFCVFGNEARIREAGDLFDRLTPVFI is encoded by the coding sequence ATGAAAAAGCAGGCTGTGAAGCACGGCTTTGCGCTCAAGGAAACACACCGGATCGAAGAGATCAACGCCACCGCCAATATCTATGAGCACGAGAAAAGCGGCGCGCAATTGATGCATATCGCCAGCGAAGACAACAACAAGGTCTTCTGCGTGGCTTTCAAGACCATTCCGGAGGACAGCACCGGCTGCCCCCATATCCTGGAACATTCGGTTCTCAACGGATCAAAGAACTTTCCGGGCAAATCGACCTTCATGGAGCTGATCAAAGGCTCTCTGCACACTTTCATCAACGCCATGACGGCATCGGACGTGACGCTCTATCCGGTGGCCAGCACCAATGACAAGGATTTTCTCAATCTGACCCGGGTCTACCTGGACGCGGTGTTTTTCCCCAGGATCCATGAGGAGCCGAAGATCCTGCACCAAGAAGGCTGGCATTACGAACTGACCGATCCGGAGGGCGAACTTACCATCAAGGGAGTCGTCTACAACGAGATGAAGGGCGCTTTTTCCAATCCGGACAGCATCATCCAGCGCCATTGCCAGCACGCCCAATTTCCCGATACGCCCTATGGCCATGAATCCGGGGGCGATCCTGAAGTGATCCCCACCCTCAGCTATGAAAAGTTCACAGAGTTCCACAAAAAGTATTACCATCCGGATAACTCGCGCATCTTTATCTACGGTGACCTGGATCCGGATCCGGTCCTGGAAATGATGGACAAAGATTACCTCTCCCATTTCACCAAGGGACAGAAGACCGTATCCATGCCCCTGCAGAAGCCTTTTGCCAAACAGCTCAAGCTGGAACTGGAATACCCCGTGGACGAGCACAAGAACATCGAGGACCAGTACTATCTTTGCCTGAACTACACCTGGGGGCAGATCACGGAAGGCCACACCACTGCGGCTTTGAGCCTATTATCCGATATCCTGATGTCCACACCCGCCTCTCCTCTGAAGCGCAAGATCATGGAATCCGGACTGGCCGCGGATTCCTATTGCTACGCGATGATGGATATCAAGCAGCCGACTCTGATCTTCACCTTCAAGCAGGTTAAAAAGGAAAACATTCCCGCGCTGGTCAAACTGGTCAACACTGAGCTCATGCGCCTGGTGAAGGATGGGATCGACAAGAAGCTGATCGAGGCTGTGATCAACAAACGTGAGTTCTTTGTGCGCGAAGCCCAGATGCAGCATTTCCCCAAAGGCCTGTTTTATATCTGGAGCACACTGTCGGATTGGATGCACGGTGGCGATCCGGTCAAGGCCCTGCGTTTTGAACCGGTTTTTGCCGAGCTGCGCAAAGGCCTCACGGAGCCTTACTTTGAGGCACTGATAGAAAAAGCCATCCTGAAGAACCAACACAGCAGCCAGATCACCTTTGTGCCGGTGCCAGGCCTGGTGGACAAACAGGACCGGGATCTGAAAGCAAAGCTGGCCGAGACCAAGAAAAAGATGAGCAAGAAGCAGATCAAAGAACTGGTCGAATTCAACCGGGAGCTTCATGACTGGCAAAACGAGGAGGTCAGCGCCGAAGATTTGGAGCGCATTCCCATGCTGAGCCTCGAAGACATCGATCCAAGCGCTGAAAGCTATCCCAACCAGATTGAAAAATACACCGAGTTTACTTTGCTGAAACATCCCCTGAACACCAACGGCATCGTCTATCTGAAGGCCTATTTCGACCTCAGCCACGCCGAGGAGGAGGACCTGCCCTGGCTCGCCTTCTACGCCTCGCTTTCCGGTCTGGTGGACACCCAGAATTACAGCTATGCCGACCTTTCCAACGAGATCGACATCAACACGGGCGGGATCTCCCTGCAGTTTGGGCTCAAGAACAGCTATGTGGACCCGGACCTGATCATGCCGAAATTCATCGTTTCCGGCAAGGCGTTGCAGGCCAAGGTTGGCAAGCTGGTGGAACTTGCCGCCGAACACGCCTTCAGGCCTGTGTTTACGGACAAGGCCCGGCTCGGAACGCTGATCCGCGAAGCCAAATCCAGGATGGAGGCCCAGTTGCTGGGCAGGGGCGTGGTGGTCGCGATCAACCGCATGTTCGCGCCTTTCAGCCAGATCCACCATTTTTCAGACCTCACCCAGGGGCTGGGTTACTACCATTTCCTGATTGACCTCGAAAAACGGCTGGCCGAGGATGTGGACTCCGTGATCAAAGGGCTGGACTGGATCCGGGAGACCTTCTTCACCAGGAATAACCTGATCCTCAGCCTCACCTCGGACGAAGAGGGGATCTCTGACGCCTTCCAATATCTGAAGCCTCTTGTGGCCGGCATTTCCCAGGAAGTCTACTCTCCGGTGGAGATCCATTTCCATCCCGTCGACCTCAACGAGGGGATCATGGCGCCGGTGCAGGTCCAATTCTGCGCCAAGGGCGGAAATTTCTTCCGCAAGGGCTATTCCTATTCCGGGAAACTGCGGGTGCTGAACAACATCCTGGCCAACGAATTCCTGCATCGGGAAATCCGCGAAAAAGGCGGCGCTTATGGCGCCATGGCCAATTTCTCAGCGGTGGGGAACATGTATTTCTGCTCCTATCGGGATCCCAATCTGAGCCAGACCCTGGACGTCTACAACCGGGTGCCGGAATTCCTGCGCAATTTTGATTGCAGCAGCCGGGAGCTGGAAAAATACATCATCGGCGACATTTCGATCCTCAACTATCCCAAAACTCCGGAAACCAAAGGCGCCCAGGCCGATGAAGATTACATCACGGGCTTCACCCAGGAAGATCGCCAGCAGATCCGCGACGAGGTGCTCTCCACCAGGATCGAGGATATCCGCGCCTATGCCGACATGATCGAAGCCATCATGAGCAATAACCATTTCTGCGTGTTTGGCAACGAAGCCAGGATCCGTGAGGCCGGCGACCTGTTCGACAGGTTGACCCCGGTTTTCATCTGA
- a CDS encoding von Willebrand factor type A domain-containing protein, whose translation MMTKKLMLMLISALLLAVVLAGSQDTGKLRGKVIDNEGNALRDALLECHLGGQRVAVAKTDAQGHFLMESLVPGKYRLVASLTGYDPWERNNIKIKAKQTTSVNITLKVKTSYTLEEMDMGELHIRGGRANEVFFSMDGKMAPGSAMQPVPGFAPSYLPPDWNTEDYSPITPNIFKSPLTAPLSTFSIDVDTATYSNVRRMLNQGQLPPPNIIRTEELLNYFEYDYPQPQGEHPFSVYTEMGVCPWNHKRNLVHIGIQGRKMDMGEAPPSNLVFLLDVSGSMDSPNKLPLVQQAMNLLLENMRPQDKIAIVVYAGAAGLALPSTSGAAKPMISAAINNLEAGGSTAGGAGIQLAYKTAVENLIPDGNNRIILCTDGDFNIGVSSDADMTRLIEENRDKGVFLTVLGFGMGNYKDNRLELLADKGNGNYAYIDDISEARKVLVNEMGATLFTIAKDVKLQVEFNPAHVKAYRLIGYENRLLRDEDFRDDTKDAGELGAGHSVTAIYEIIPTASKEEIPGLDPLKYQEIKISEEARKSPEVMNVKLRYKPPTGDESIPLETPVYNITLGLEDVSQTFLFSSAVVGYAMLLQDYEDKGSMTWDKVIQLAVENLGADPHDYRREFIQLLIKAAQLKTENRPD comes from the coding sequence ATGATGACCAAGAAACTGATGCTGATGCTAATTAGCGCTCTGCTGCTGGCAGTGGTTTTGGCCGGAAGCCAGGATACAGGCAAGCTGCGAGGCAAGGTGATCGACAATGAGGGCAACGCCCTGAGGGACGCGTTGCTTGAATGCCATCTGGGCGGCCAGCGGGTCGCCGTGGCCAAAACAGACGCCCAAGGCCACTTCCTGATGGAAAGCCTTGTCCCCGGCAAATACAGGCTGGTGGCCTCGCTTACGGGATATGACCCCTGGGAGCGGAACAACATAAAGATCAAAGCCAAGCAAACCACCAGCGTGAACATCACCCTGAAGGTCAAAACCAGCTACACGCTGGAAGAGATGGACATGGGAGAACTGCACATCCGCGGCGGCCGGGCCAACGAGGTCTTTTTCAGCATGGACGGCAAGATGGCCCCCGGTTCCGCGATGCAGCCTGTGCCGGGCTTCGCGCCGTCTTACCTGCCGCCGGATTGGAATACCGAAGATTACAGCCCCATCACCCCCAATATCTTCAAAAGCCCGCTGACGGCGCCGCTTTCCACCTTTTCCATCGACGTGGACACCGCCACCTACAGCAATGTCCGGCGCATGCTGAACCAGGGCCAGCTTCCTCCGCCCAACATCATCCGCACCGAGGAACTCCTGAATTATTTCGAATACGACTACCCCCAGCCCCAGGGCGAGCATCCTTTCTCGGTCTACACGGAAATGGGGGTCTGCCCCTGGAACCATAAGCGCAACCTCGTGCACATCGGCATCCAGGGCAGGAAAATGGACATGGGCGAAGCGCCGCCCAGCAACTTGGTCTTCCTGCTCGACGTTTCCGGTTCCATGGACTCTCCAAACAAGCTTCCGCTGGTGCAGCAAGCGATGAACCTGCTGCTGGAGAACATGAGGCCGCAGGACAAGATCGCCATCGTGGTCTATGCCGGGGCGGCCGGACTGGCGCTGCCTTCCACCTCCGGAGCGGCAAAACCCATGATCTCCGCCGCCATCAACAACCTCGAGGCCGGAGGCTCAACCGCAGGCGGGGCCGGCATCCAACTGGCTTACAAGACAGCGGTGGAAAACCTCATCCCGGACGGCAACAACCGCATCATCCTCTGCACGGACGGCGATTTTAACATCGGCGTCTCCTCTGATGCCGACATGACCAGGCTGATCGAGGAAAACCGGGATAAGGGCGTGTTCCTCACCGTACTCGGCTTTGGGATGGGCAATTACAAGGACAACCGGCTGGAGCTTCTGGCCGACAAGGGAAACGGCAACTATGCCTACATCGACGACATCTCCGAGGCCCGCAAGGTGCTGGTCAATGAGATGGGCGCCACGCTCTTTACCATCGCCAAGGACGTCAAGCTGCAGGTGGAGTTCAATCCCGCGCACGTAAAAGCATACAGGCTGATTGGCTATGAAAACCGGCTGCTGCGTGACGAAGATTTCCGCGACGACACCAAAGACGCCGGTGAACTGGGCGCGGGGCACTCCGTGACCGCGATCTACGAGATCATCCCGACCGCTTCCAAGGAAGAGATTCCCGGGCTCGATCCCCTCAAATACCAGGAGATCAAGATCAGCGAGGAAGCGCGCAAATCACCCGAGGTCATGAATGTGAAACTGCGCTACAAGCCGCCCACAGGCGATGAGAGCATTCCGCTGGAAACCCCGGTCTACAACATAACCCTGGGCCTGGAGGACGTTTCCCAGACCTTCCTCTTTTCCTCAGCCGTGGTGGGCTACGCCATGCTGCTGCAGGACTATGAGGACAAGGGGTCCATGACCTGGGACAAGGTGATCCAACTGGCAGTGGAAAATCTGGGCGCTGATCCGCACGACTACCGGAGAGAATTCATCCAACTGTTAATCAAGGCCGCGCAGCTCAAGACGGAGAACCGTCCCGACTGA
- a CDS encoding heavy metal translocating P-type ATPase has product MKQQINIGIDGMHCAACSSAVERALAKKKGVSKANVNLALEEAYIEYDDKLLGPEDFRDTITATGYSVRQEASLGEDTQIRNMHQAARRMWMVWGIAVIVTALMLPLMLAKPMPAWHHEGVWLIFGLTLLAMLFPARGVYVSALRSVRSGSANMDVLIAMGTLASFMVTPLSLFVKGINPHDFSGIAAMILAFHLTGRYLETRARGKASEAIRKLMNLGAKTALILKDGVETEVPVHKVQVGDVFIVKPGAKIPADGVILSGSGSIDESMATGESMPASRQVGDQVIGATVNLDGYFQARAEKVGSDSFLAQVIKLVQEAQHSKVPIQLLADKVTAVFVPIVLVLALATFAAWLLFPGVMGTVGEFLRGIVPLSSANTGFAAALMAAIATLVIACPCALGLATPTALMVGSGMGAERGILIRNGEALQRMKDVRAMVFDKTGTLTHGKPRLLKAVGINTPEEKVLRVARSLEAASEHPLALAIVEAAEKKGLKPLPIKDFANHSGRGVSAVLNSRTYWLGSMELLRENGISGIEGIQTAAEFKHASRVYLANSDGVLGLFYIADSVRPEAAKVVKELRNKGIESILLSGDNEETAAAIAAQAGISRFRAKALPADKVSIIRELQAEYGTVAMVGDGINDAPALKQADIGIAMGQGTDIAIEAADITILRDKLELIPTAVELSLQTFRKIRQNLFWAFFYNLVAIPLAVFGALHPVIAEIAMATSSVTVVTNANLLRRKMKKQEKIKAER; this is encoded by the coding sequence ATGAAACAACAAATAAACATCGGCATCGACGGGATGCACTGTGCCGCCTGCAGTTCAGCGGTGGAACGGGCTCTTGCCAAAAAGAAGGGCGTCAGCAAGGCCAACGTAAACCTGGCCCTGGAAGAGGCGTATATTGAGTATGACGATAAGCTGCTGGGGCCGGAAGATTTTCGGGATACCATAACGGCAACCGGCTATTCAGTCCGCCAGGAAGCAAGCTTGGGCGAGGACACGCAGATCAGGAACATGCATCAGGCCGCCCGCCGGATGTGGATGGTGTGGGGAATCGCGGTTATCGTTACTGCCCTCATGCTGCCTTTGATGCTGGCCAAACCTATGCCGGCCTGGCATCACGAGGGGGTGTGGCTGATCTTTGGGCTCACTCTGCTGGCGATGCTGTTTCCCGCCCGCGGTGTTTACGTTTCAGCCCTCAGGTCAGTACGTAGTGGCAGCGCCAACATGGATGTCCTGATCGCCATGGGGACCTTGGCTTCTTTTATGGTGACGCCGCTGTCTCTCTTTGTGAAAGGGATCAACCCGCACGATTTTTCCGGCATCGCGGCCATGATCCTGGCCTTTCATCTCACGGGCAGGTATCTGGAAACCCGGGCCCGGGGCAAGGCCTCCGAGGCGATCCGCAAGCTGATGAATTTGGGGGCCAAAACCGCCCTGATCCTCAAAGACGGAGTTGAAACCGAAGTTCCGGTCCACAAGGTCCAGGTGGGCGATGTTTTCATAGTCAAGCCTGGGGCCAAGATCCCGGCGGATGGCGTGATCCTGTCTGGAAGCGGGAGCATCGACGAATCCATGGCCACGGGGGAATCGATGCCGGCCTCAAGGCAGGTGGGGGACCAGGTGATTGGCGCCACCGTCAATCTGGACGGTTATTTCCAGGCCCGGGCGGAAAAAGTGGGCTCAGACAGTTTCCTGGCCCAGGTGATCAAACTGGTGCAGGAGGCCCAGCATTCCAAGGTGCCGATCCAGCTTCTGGCGGACAAAGTAACCGCGGTTTTTGTGCCGATCGTTTTAGTTCTGGCTTTGGCCACATTTGCGGCCTGGCTCCTCTTTCCCGGGGTAATGGGGACAGTGGGTGAATTCCTGCGCGGGATAGTACCCCTCAGCAGCGCCAACACGGGTTTCGCGGCCGCGCTGATGGCCGCGATCGCGACCCTGGTGATCGCCTGTCCCTGCGCGCTGGGCCTGGCAACCCCGACCGCCTTGATGGTGGGTAGTGGCATGGGGGCAGAACGGGGCATCCTGATCCGCAACGGTGAGGCTTTGCAGCGCATGAAAGACGTGCGGGCCATGGTTTTTGACAAGACCGGCACCCTCACCCATGGAAAACCCAGGCTGCTAAAGGCCGTGGGAATTAACACGCCTGAAGAGAAAGTTCTGAGGGTGGCCCGCAGCTTGGAAGCCGCCAGCGAGCATCCCCTGGCCCTGGCCATCGTCGAAGCCGCGGAGAAAAAAGGGCTGAAGCCCCTTCCCATCAAGGATTTTGCCAATCACAGCGGGCGCGGGGTATCAGCCGTGCTCAATTCCCGCACCTATTGGCTGGGAAGCATGGAACTGCTGCGGGAAAACGGCATTTCAGGAATCGAGGGTATTCAGACCGCAGCGGAGTTCAAACACGCCAGCCGCGTTTATTTGGCCAACTCTGACGGCGTTCTGGGCCTGTTTTACATCGCCGACAGCGTGCGCCCCGAAGCCGCCAAAGTGGTGAAAGAACTGAGGAACAAGGGCATAGAGTCCATCCTGCTCAGCGGCGACAACGAGGAAACCGCGGCCGCGATCGCGGCACAGGCTGGGATTTCCAGGTTCCGGGCCAAAGCGCTGCCTGCGGACAAGGTCAGCATCATCCGTGAACTACAAGCGGAATATGGTACCGTGGCTATGGTCGGGGATGGCATAAACGACGCTCCGGCGCTGAAACAAGCCGACATCGGCATCGCCATGGGGCAAGGGACCGACATTGCCATCGAAGCCGCGGACATCACCATTCTGCGGGACAAGCTGGAACTGATCCCCACGGCGGTGGAACTTTCCCTGCAAACCTTCCGCAAGATCCGCCAAAACCTATTCTGGGCCTTCTTTTACAACCTCGTCGCCATACCCCTGGCCGTGTTCGGCGCTCTGCATCCCGTGATCGCGGAGATCGCCATGGCCACTAGTTCCGTGACCGTGGTCACCAACGCCAACCTGCTGCGGCGGAAGATGAAAAAGCAGGAGAAAATAAAAGCGGAAAGATGA